One segment of Deinococcus metalli DNA contains the following:
- a CDS encoding (2Fe-2S)-binding protein: protein MNVTLQVNGKSYTRDVEPRTLLVHFLREELGLTGTHVGCDTSQCGACTVHVNGDAVKSCTVLAVQAAGMDVTTIEGLGTPGDLHPLQTGFWEEHGLQCGFCTPGMIMSSAELLKHNPDPSEDVIRHHLEGNYCRCTGYHNIVRAVQHAAKAMQGTQTQAADD from the coding sequence ATGAACGTCACGCTTCAGGTGAACGGCAAGTCCTACACGCGCGACGTGGAGCCCAGAACGCTCCTCGTCCACTTTCTCCGCGAGGAACTCGGCCTGACCGGCACGCACGTCGGCTGCGACACCAGCCAGTGCGGCGCCTGCACCGTCCACGTGAACGGTGACGCCGTCAAGAGCTGCACCGTCCTGGCCGTCCAGGCCGCCGGCATGGACGTCACCACCATCGAGGGCCTGGGCACGCCCGGCGACCTCCACCCCCTCCAGACCGGCTTCTGGGAGGAGCACGGGTTGCAGTGCGGCTTCTGCACGCCCGGCATGATCATGTCCTCCGCGGAACTGCTCAAGCACAACCCGGACCCCAGCGAGGACGTCATCCGCCACCACCTGGAAGGCAACTACTGCCGCTGCACCGGATACCACAACATCGTCCGCGCCGTGCAGCACGCTGCCAAGGCCATGCAGGGCACGCAGACACAGGCCGCCGACGACTGA